The region GCGTACTTACTATTCCGAAAAGCGGCAAAAAAAAGCGCAATATACCGAATGCAGGTTATCTGGCAGGTTATCACCGGTCATTTAAAGTGGTAACGGATAAGCTGGATGCTGAAATGAATTTTATTATGTTTTCGGATGGTGTATCAGATACTGACTTGTCAAAGGGCATGTTTCTAAATACAGATGTACATCAGATTGTCATTGACTATGAGAATATTGTCGGCGGATCAAGGTATGATGATACAACGTTAATTGCGATTCGATATGACGAATGAGAAGTCAGCCAAACCGGTTGGCTTTTTTCATTTTACAAAGATCTTTGGTAAAATGAAGTTCGTAGGATAGAAGGAGGAACGAATGGTGTCAATTGAAATAGAAAAGTGGGTTGCAAAAGAAACAGAGGTTAACGCGGGTACAGTAAAAAAGGTTATTTCGTTAATGGAAGAAGGGAATACCGTTCCATTTATCGCACGGTACCGTAAAGAGATGACCGGCGGACTTGATGAGGTTCAAATTAAATTAATTGAGGATAAATATCAATATGCTGTTAATCTTGCTGAACGGAAAGAAGAAGTCATCCGCCTGATTGATGAGCAGAATAAACTTACGGAAGAGCTTGAGCGCGAGATAAATCAGGCAACTCAGCTTCAACGTGTGGAGGACTTGTACCGTCCGTATAAACAAAAACGACGTACAAAAGCTGCCAAGGCAAAGGAAAAAGGCCTGGAACCATTAGCAGTGCTTGTGTGGGAACAGGAACAGCAGGATGTTAAATCAGAAGCTGAGGCATATTTATCAGAAGAACACGAACTGTTTACGGTTGAAGATGTGCTTGCAGGTGTCAATGACATTATCGCCGAGTGGATTTCCGATGATCCGGAATTCCGTAAATACATACGTAATGAAACATTTAATCGCGGAATGATGCGATCCGAGGTGAAAGATGCAGCTAAAGATGAAAAAGGCGTCTATGAAATGTATTACGACTACAGCGAAGCGGTTCGTTCCATGGTTTCCCATCGTACTCTGGCATTAAATCGCGGGGAGAAAGAAGATGTGCTCAAAGTGTCGATTGAACCGCCGGTGGATCGTGTAATTGAGTTTTTACAAAAACAAACTATTACCAATCCATCAAATCAGGAGACAGAAGATATTATCCGATTGGCGATTGAGGACAGCTATAAGCGGCTCATTCAGCCATCGGTGGAACGGGAAATTCGCAACGGCCTCTCTGAGAAAGCGGAAGAACAGGCTATTGATGTTTTCTCAAAAAACCTGAAGAATCTCCTGTTGCAGCCGCCGCTTAAAGGTAAAACGGTTCTGGGGGTTGATCCGGCATACAGAACCGGTTGTAAGCTTGCTGTAGTGGACGAGACAGGAAAGGTCCACCAGGTTGGAGTTATGTATCCAACCGCTCCGAAACATGATACTGCCGGTGCTGAAAAGATTGTGATGGACTATATTAAAAAATACGACGTGGAACTGATTGCGATCGGTAATGGTACGGCTTCACGGGAAACAGAACAGTTTATAGCGGATGTTATCAATAAGCATACACTCAATATTCCATACATCATTGTCAATGAAGCCGGTGCAAGTGTATATTCAGCTTCAAAGCTTGCCCGCGAGGAATTTCCTGATTTGCGGGTGGAAGAGCGGAGTGCAGCATCCATTGCTAGAAGGGTTCAGGATCCGTTGGCAGAACTGGTGAAAATCGATCCGAAATCGATTGGTGTCGGTCAATACCAGCATGATGTCAGTCAAAAGGCACTCAATGAGTCGTTAACGTTCGTTGTCGAAACAGCCGTTAACCAGGTTGGCGTCAATGTAAACACAGCCTCAACCTCGCTGCTGCAGTATGTTTCCGGGTTAAGTAAAACAGTGGCAAATAATATTGTAAACATGCGGAATGAGGATGGAAAGTTCACTGATCGTAAACAATTGAAGAAAACACCAAGGCTGGGTGCAAAAACGTATGAGCAGGGGATTGGTTTCTTACGGATTCCGGATGGGGAGAATCCACTCGACCGAACCCCAATCCATCCGGAGAGCTATGCAGCTGTGAAAAAGCTGCTCCAGTCCATAGACTGCGGGATTCAGGATATCGGTTCAGAGCATTTGAGTGAGCAACT is a window of Virgibacillus ihumii DNA encoding:
- a CDS encoding Tex family protein, yielding MVSIEIEKWVAKETEVNAGTVKKVISLMEEGNTVPFIARYRKEMTGGLDEVQIKLIEDKYQYAVNLAERKEEVIRLIDEQNKLTEELEREINQATQLQRVEDLYRPYKQKRRTKAAKAKEKGLEPLAVLVWEQEQQDVKSEAEAYLSEEHELFTVEDVLAGVNDIIAEWISDDPEFRKYIRNETFNRGMMRSEVKDAAKDEKGVYEMYYDYSEAVRSMVSHRTLALNRGEKEDVLKVSIEPPVDRVIEFLQKQTITNPSNQETEDIIRLAIEDSYKRLIQPSVEREIRNGLSEKAEEQAIDVFSKNLKNLLLQPPLKGKTVLGVDPAYRTGCKLAVVDETGKVHQVGVMYPTAPKHDTAGAEKIVMDYIKKYDVELIAIGNGTASRETEQFIADVINKHTLNIPYIIVNEAGASVYSASKLAREEFPDLRVEERSAASIARRVQDPLAELVKIDPKSIGVGQYQHDVSQKALNESLTFVVETAVNQVGVNVNTASTSLLQYVSGLSKTVANNIVNMRNEDGKFTDRKQLKKTPRLGAKTYEQGIGFLRIPDGENPLDRTPIHPESYAAVKKLLQSIDCGIQDIGSEHLSEQLHLLDKIEMAAQLEIGEPTLADIMSALSRPERDPRDDLPKPLLKQNVLSMEDLQSGMEMQGTVRNVVDFGVFVDIGVKQDGLVHISKMAKKFVKHPMDIAAVGDVVTVWVEQVDADKGRIALSMVD